The Stigmatella aurantiaca DW4/3-1 genome contains the following window.
GATGTGAAGGTTGTGCTGGGCCATCTCGCGGAAGAGCAGACGGCGGGTCCGGCAGAGATCTCGAACCTCCTGAAGGGGCGCGAGCGGCACGGGGCCAACCCGGATGAGCCCATGGGCCAGGAGCTCCGCCAGCGAACAGGCATCCCCCACCCTGCGCTCACACTCCGAGACGCCCAAGGGATCCGCGAGCACCAGCTCGAACTGCCCCTCGAGCACATACCAGACATGCTTCCAGTATCCGCCCGTGGCCGCCATGACCACGTGCCTGCACCCATAAGCGCCCAGCCACTCCGCCATGTCTCCCCACCCGGCGGCCGTGGCCTCGAAGCGCTGGAGCTCTTGAATCACCCGCCCGGAAGAAGCGATGCGAACCGCGGCGACGACAGCCTCTTCCTGAAACTCCAGTGCGGCACAACGAGGGTGGATGACTTTCATGGCCCAGCTCCGGGATCTCCTGAGGGAAGGCAGAGGCCCCGGAGGCTCGCGCCGCGCACCGCGGTCAGGGCCAGCACTCCAGAACTCTTCCTTGTTGTTGGTTCGTTCACCCAGGACGGCAAACTTGAGTCCCTATTCACCCAGGGTGCGCACTTTTGACCCCCTGGGTGCGGCAAGCGGGCTCAGGGCCGCGATGCACGGTGCCTGCTCATCCCAGGAGCGGCCCAGCGGGGGGCTTCGCGCCGCGGGCTCACAGAAACGAGCCCAAGACTCTATAGGACAGGCACGGTGGGGAAGCCTCACGGAGTGGCACCTCGCCCGGGGGCGCCGGTCCAAGCAACTCACGCCCACCCTCTCCCGATAATCCAGGCTCGGGGACCGCAAGGCCCCTCCATCTCTCCAGAGACCCTGTCATGACCATCCAGCGCACCTCTGCCCCCACGGCCCAGCGGGCCGTTGCCTCCACCACCGCGACCTCCGCGAACGCGGTGTCCGCCCCCCCGGCGGGCCTGCGCCGGGGAGACACCGGGCCCAACGTCAAGAAGCTCCAGGATGCGCTGGTGAAGACCGGCTACATGACCCAGGCCCAGGTCAACACGGGCTATGGCACCTTCGGGCCCAAGACGGAGGCGGCGGTCAAGAAGTTCCAGGCCGACAAGAAGCTGCCCACCACGGGCTTCTATGGCGACCTCACCCACGCCGCCCTGAAGAAGACCCTGGCCGGCGGGGTGGAAGGCCCCACCAAGCCCACGCCCACCAAGCCGGGCTCCTTCACCAAGCCGCCCGTCACCAGCGCGCCCTCCCCCAACTTCAATGAGCGGGGCGGCAAGGACATCGACACCATCGTCCTGCACCACACCGCCTCCAACAACGGCGCGGGCGATCTGGCCCACATGCGCAACCCCGCCAGCGAGGTGTCGGCGCACTACATGGTCGACCGCGACGGGAAGATCTACCAGCTGGTCAATGACAGCAAGCGCGCCTGGCACGCGGGCAAGAGCGAGCTGCACGGCGTGCCCACGGACGTGAACAGCCGCTCCATCGGCATCGAAATCGTCAACGACGGCAGCGGCAAGACGGCCTTCACCGAGGCCCAGTACAAGTCGCTCACCCAGCTGGTCGGCTACCTCAAGCAGGAGCACGGTGTGCCGATGAACAATATCGTCGGACACAAGGACGTGGCCGTGCCCAAGGGGCGCAAGAACGACCCGGCCTCCAACTTCGACTGGAACCGGCTGCGCACGGGCATCTCCTGAGCCGGTCCGGTTTGCACGGATGAACGGAGGAGGGTAAATACCCCCTCCGTGCTCCGTGTGTTGCTCATTGCCGCCGTCATCGCGGGCCTGGTCCCCTCCCTCGGGGAAGCCCTCGAGCTGGCGGTGCATTACGCCTCCACCGGGCACGTGGCGCACTTCGAGCCCGGTGAGACGGACCTGGGCGCGGAGAGCCAGGAGCATGGCTGCGGCCCCATTGCCCACCACTGCGGCTGCTGCATGAGCCAGTGGGTGCTGCTCCCCTCGTTGTCGGACTGGGTCCCAGGCCCTCCGGAACCCGAAGCGCCCTTCCTCGCCCCCGAGCAGCGCCTCGCGCCCGGGGTGCTCCGGCGCCTCCTGCGTCCCCCCATCGCGGTTTGAGTTTGGCGTTCGTCTGACGGTTCACGGGGCCTCGTGGCCTGCGTGAGCCGCTCACCCGTTTCCAAACCTCTGCCGCGCGGCCGCTGCCTTTCCTGGCAGCTTCGCGCCGTGGCCTGTTCATGCCCTCACGCGTTTTTCCTGCGCCGACCCTTCTCTGTCTCTGTTTGTGTTTTCCCTCGCTGACCGAAGCCACCGCCGGGCCTTTGACGCTCGAACAGGCCGTGGCGCTGGCCCTCGACCGAAGCCCTGTCCTCGTTTCCCTGCAAGCCGAAGTCGCCCGGGCCCAGGCTCAGGCCCAGGGTGACTCCCGTTTCTTTCAATCCAATCCCGAGCTCTCCGCGGCGGCCGGCCCCCGCCTGCGGGAAGGCACCCACAGCCTGGAGCTGGGCCTGGGAATCAACCAGCGTGTGGAGCTCTTCGGACAGCCTTCTGCCCGGAAGGCGGCGGCCCAGGCCCTCGTCGCCGCGAGTGAGGCTCGGCTACGGGCCCGCCGCGTCGAGCTCGTGGCCGAGGTCCGCACGGCCTTTGCCCGGGCCCGGGCGGCGGCCCAGGAGGTTCTCATCGCCGAGGATGCCCGGACGCTGGCCACCGAGGCGCTGAGCGCGGCGGAGGAGCGTCTGGAGGCGGGCGCCGCCTCGCGCCTGGAGGTGAACACGGCCCGGGTCGAGTCAGGCCGGGCCGCCCGCGAATCCAACCGCGCCAGGCGCCAGCACGCGGCAGCGCTCAGCGAGCTGAGCCTCCTGGTCGGCCTCGATGAAACCGCGGAGCCCCAGTTCCAGGACACCTACCTCCCGGACAGCGCCCCGGCGTTGTCTCTGCCAGCACTGCTCGAACAGGCGCTCCGCGACCGTGCGGACATCCAGGCCGCACGCGCGGAGCTGGAAGCCAGCCAGGCCCAGCAACGCCTGAGCCAGAGGGAGGCCCTGCCCAGTCCGCGCCTTGGCGCCACCTACAGCCGCGAGGAGGATGCCCACATCGTCCAGGGCACCCTGGCCATCGACCTTCCCACCTTCAACCGCAACCAGGCCGCGCGCGGAAGCACGGCCGCCCAGGTCACCGAGGCAACACGCACCCTGGAGGCGGTGGAACGGATGGCACGTGCGGAGGTGCGGCTGGCGCTCGTGCGCTACCAGACCGCCGAGGACTCCCTGCGCATCTTCGGCGAGGACGCTCAGAAGGCGCTCCAGGAGAACCTGACGCTGGCCACGGAGGGCTACCGCGCCGGCAAGATGGACTTCCTCGAGCTGCTCGTCATCCGGCGGGAGACCCTCGAAGCACGGCGAGACCACATCGAAGCCATCGAAGAGTTCGACACCGCGCGGGCCCAACTCCAGCGCGTCATCGGGAGCCTTCCATGAGAGCCCTTGTCCTGCTGCCGCTGCTGTTGGGGGGGCTCGTCCTCGCGCAAGGGTGCAAGAAGGAGGCGCCCCCCGCGGCCAGTCCCGCGGAGGCTGAACACGAAGAAGGCCATGGCCATGAGGGAGAAGCGCCGCACACGAAGGCCATCACCCTGACGCCGGAAGCCGTGCGCAACGCGCGCTTGCAGACCGCCGAGGTCCAACGCAAGCCGCTGGCCGTGGGCCTCACCGTCCCAGCCCGCCTGGCCTTCCCCCAGCGCGGCGTGGCCCAAGTGGCCGCCCGAGTGCCTGGACGGATCGCCAGCATCGAGGTGGACCTGGGAGAGCGCGTCAAGAAGGGCCAGATCCTCGGCTACCTGGAGAGCCCAGACCTGGGCCGGGCACGCGCGGACTACCTCGCGGCCACGATGAAGGCCCAGGTGGCCGCGGAGAACTTCCGCCGCGAGAAGGAGCTGTTCGCCAAGGGCATCACCAGCGAGCGGGAAATGCGCGAGGCCGAGGGCGATTACGTCACCATCGAGGCAGACCGCAACGCCGCCGATGCCCGGCTGCACGCGCTGAGCCTCACCGATCAAGAGATCAACGCGCTCCGGGCGGACGAGCACTACAGCAGCCGCTTCCCCGCGCGCAGCCCGCTCGATGGGACCGTGGTCGAGATTCCCGTCACCGTGGGACAGGAAGTGGGCGGCACCACGCCGCTCTTCACCGTGGGAGACCTCTCCACGCTCTGGGCGCTGCTGGATGTCTCCGAGGCGCAGCTGTCGACCGTCCAGACGGGCCAGTCCGTGGACCTCGCCGTCCAGGCGCTGCCAGGCAAGCACTTCCAGGGCAAGGTGACCTACATCGGCGACCTCGTGGATGAGAAGACGCGCACCACCCCCGTGCGCGTCGTGCTGCCCAATACCGAGGGCAACCTCAAGCCAGGGATGTTCGCCACCGCGGAGATCAGCACGGGGGGCACCTCCCAGACCGGGGCCAGCCCGGAGCGGCTCGTCGTTCCTCGCGAGGCCGTCCAGCAGATCGCCGATGAGCAGGTCGTCTTCGTGCCGCAAGGCCCGAACCAGTTCCAGGCGGTGGAGGTCAAGACAGGCGCCTCGTCCGCCACGGAGATCGAAATCCTCGAAGGGCTCGAACAGGGCACCGCCGTCGTGACGCAAGGCGCCTTCATCCTCAAGTCCGAGCTCTCCAAGGAGAGCATGGGCGAAGGCCACTCTCACTAGCGGGTCCGCGCCATGTTCGATCAACTCATCCATTTTTCGATCAAGAACCGCGTCCTCGTCTTCCTGCTGGCCGCGGTCATCACGGCCCTCGGACTCCGGGCCCTGAGCCAACTGCCCATCGACGCGGTCCCCGATGTCACCAACGTGCAGGTGCAGGTCCTCACCTCCGCGCCGGGGCTTGGCCCCGTGGAGGTGGAACGGTTCATCACCGTGCCCATCGAGACGGCGATGGGCGGCCTGCCTCGCACCGAGGAGCTTCGCTCCGTCTCCAAGTTCGGCCTGTCCGTCGTCACCATCGCCTTCGAGGACGGCACGGACATCTACTTCGCCCGCCAGCTCGTGAGCGAGCGGCTCCAGGAGGCCCGGGAGAACATCCCCGAAGGCTACGGCACGCCCGAGATGGGCCCCACGGCCTCGGGGCTCGGAGAAATTTACCAGTTCGAGGTCCGCGGCGAGGGCAAGAGCCCCATGGAGCTGCGGGAGATACTGGAGTGGCAGCTCATCCCCCGGCTGCGCGCGGTGCCAGGGGTGGTGGAAGTGAACTCCTTCGGCGGCGAGCTGAAAACCTACGAGGTGCAGCTCGATCCCGCGCGCATGACGGCCTATGGCCTGCCGCTCCAGCAGGTCTTCGAGGCCCTGGAGCGCAACAACGCCAACGCGGGCGGGGCCTACATCGCCCGGGGGCCGGAGCAGGTGCTCATCCGGGGAGAGGGGCTGGTCGAGACGCTGGAGGACATCGGCCACATCGTCGTCGCCACCTCCTCCAAGGGCATCCCCGTCTACGTGCGGGACATCGCCGAGGTGAAGTACGCCCCGCTCGTGCGCCAGGGGGCCGTCACACGCGACGGACGCGGCGAGGCGGTCACCGGCATCGTGATGATGCGCATCGGGGAGAACTCCCGCACCGTCGTCAACCATGTGAAGGAGGCCGTGGAGCGCATCCGCCCCACCCTGCCTCCGGGGGTGACGATCGACACGTTCTATGACCGCACGGAGCTGGTGCGGAAGACCCTCCAGACGGTGTCCACCAACCTGCTGGAGGGCGGACTCCTGGTCATCGTGGTGCTCTTCCTGATGCTGCGCAACCTGCGCGCGGGCCTGCTCGTCGCGAGCATCATCCCCCTGTGCATGCTGGCCGCCTTCATCGGCATGCGGGAGCTGGGCATCTCGGGCAACCTCATGTCCCTGGGCGCCATCGACTTCGGCCTCATCGTGGACGGCGCGCTCATCATCGTGGAGAACGCGGTGCGCCACATCGCGGAGGAGAACCACCGGCTCGGCCGCGCGCTCACCCCCTCGGAGCGGGACGAAGTGGTCTACCGCTCGGCGGTGGAGATCCGCGGCGCGGCGGCCTTCGGCGAGGTCATCATCGGCATCGTCTACCTTCCGGTGCTCGCGCTCTCGGGCATCGAGGGCAAGATGTTCGCGCCCATGGCCATCACCGTCCTGTGCGCCCTGGCCGCCGCCTTCGTCTTCTCGCTCACCCTGGTCCCCGCGCTCGCTTCCGTGGTCCTGCCGCTCCGGGCGACCGAGAAGGAGAGCATCATCGTCTCGGGCGCCCGGAAACTCTACGAGCCCGCCTTGCGCACCTGCATGGCCCACCGCAAGGCGGTGGTGGGGGGAGCCCTCGGCGTGCTCGTCGCCAGCCTGGCCCTCGTCCCATTCCTCGGGGCGGAGTTCATGCCCCGGCTGGACGAGGGAGCCGTGGCGCTCCAGGCCTGGCGGGTGCCCTCGGTGTCCCTGGAAGAGTCCTTGCGGCAGACCACCCTCATCGAGAAGGTGCTCCAGCGCTTTCCCGAGGTGCGCACGGTCGTCTCCAAGACGGGGCGCGCGGAGATCGCCACGGACCCCATGGGCGTGGAGATCAGCGACATCTTCGTGATGCTCAAGCCCTCCGAGGAGTGGACGACGGGCCAGGACCGGGACGCGCTCATCGCCGCCTTCGACGCGGCCCTGAAGCAGGAGGTGCCCGGCAGCCTCTTCTCCTACTCCCAGCCCATCGAGCTGCGGGTGAGCGAGCTCATCTCCGGGGTGCGCTCGGATGTGGCGCTCAAGCTGTACGGCGAAGACCTGGAGGTCCTCAAGCGCACGGGGGACAAGCTCGCGGCGGTCCTCGCCCGGGTCCCCGGCGCCGCGGACGTGAAGGCCGAGCAGATCGCCGGGCTGCCCGTGGCGCGCGTCCGGGTGGACCGGCAGGCCATCTCCCGCTACGGCATCAACGCCCGGGACGTGCTCGATGCCATCGAGACGCTGGGCGGCAAGCAGGTGGGCACGGTGCTGGAGGGCCAGAAGCGCTTCGCCCTCCAGGTGCGCTTCGCCCCGGGAGCCCGCCAGCATGTGGAACAACTGGGCAACATCCAGGTCACCAGCCCCACGGGACAGCTCGTCCCCCTGTCCCAGATTGCCCGGATCGAAGTCGATGAAGGGCCCGCCCAGGTCAGCCGGGAGAACCTCCAGCGCCGCCTCACCATCGAGGCCAACGTGCGGGGGCGGGACATGCGGGGCTTCGTCAGCGATGCGCAGGCGGCCATCGCGCGAGAGGTGCCGCTGCCACCGGGCTACTGGCTGGATTGGGGAGGGCAGTTCGAGAACCTCCAGACGGCCAGCAGCCGGCTCGCGGTGGTGGTGCCCTTCACCCTCCTGCTCATCTTCCTGCTGCTGTACCTCACCTTCCAGGCGGCGAGGCCCGCCCTCCTCATCTACCTCAACATCCCCTTCGCGGTGACCGGAGGCGTGCTGGCACTGGGGGTGCGTGGCATGCCGCTGTCCATCTCGGCGGCGGTGGGCTTCATCGCCCTGTTCGGGGTGGCGGTGCTCAACGGCCTGGTGCTGGTGTCCGCCATCCTCCGGCTGCGCCAGGAAGGCCAAAGTCCGGAGAAGGCAGCGCATGACGCGGCGCATCTTCGGCTGCGGCCCGTCCTCACCACGGCGCTCGTGGCCAGCCTGGGCTTCATCCCCATGGCGCTGTCCACCGGCGCGGGTGCCGAGGTGCAGAAGCCCCTGGCCACGGTCGTCATCGGGGGGCTGCTCAGTTCCACCCTGCTCACCCTGCTGGTGCTGCCCACCGTCTATGCTTGGTTCGACAAGGGTTTGCCGGTGCCACAGAACCCGCGCAACGCCTCCGCGCCTAGGGTAGAAGCGGCGTCCGCTCGATTCTGAGCCGCCCTTTCCCTTCGACACCGCCCCATTCCCATGGACGACGACTTTCGCAAAGCAGCGCTCGACTACCACCGCCTTCCCCGGCCCGGAAAACTGGCCATCGAGCCGACCAAGCGCATGGCGACCCAGCGCGACCTGGGACTGGCCTACTCCCCGGGAGTCGCGGCGGCCTGCGAGGCCATCGTCGCGGATCCCGAGGCGGCGCGGGATCTCACCGCGCGCGGCAACCTGGTGGCGGTCATCACCAACGGCACGGCCGTGCTGGGGCTGGGCAACATCGGCGCCCTGGCCGGCAAGCCGGTGATGGAGGGCAAGGCGGTCCTCTTCAAGAAGTTCGCTGGCATCGATGTCTTTGATCTCGAGGTGAACGCGAGCGAGCCGGACCGCTTCTGCGACGTGGTCGCCTCACTCGAACCCACCTTCGGCGGCATCAACCTGGAAGACATCAAGGCCCCCGAGTGCTTCGTCATCGAACGCGCGCTGCGCGAGCGGATGAAGATCCCGGTCTTCCACGACGATCAGCACGGCACCGCCATCGTCTGCGCGGCGGCCATCCGCAACGGGCTCCTGCTCCAGGGCAAGCGGCTGGAGGAGATCAAGCTCGTCACCTCCGGCGCGGGGGCGGCGGCGCTGGCGTGCGTCGACCTGCTCGTGGAGATGGGGCTGCCGGTCGAGAACGTGACGCTGACGGACATCAAGGGCGTGGTCCACGCGGACCGGGGCGACCCGATGGCGCCGAACATGGCCCGCTACGCGCGGCGCACCGAGGCGCGCATCCTCCCCGACGTGCTGGGCGGAGCGGACGTGTTCCTCGGCCTGTCCGCCCCCCGCGTGCTCAAGGCCGAGTGGCTTCCGCTGCTCGCGCCCAAGCCGTTGATCCTCGCGCTCGCCAACCCTGAGCCGGAGATCCGCCCTGACGTGGTCCGCGCCGCACGGCCTGATGCCATCGTGGCCTCGGGGCGCTCGGACTTCGCCAACCAGGTCAACAACGTGCTGTGCTTCCCCTTCGTCTTCCGGGGCGCGCTGGACGTGGGGGCCACGGAGATCAACGAGGCGATGAAGCGGGCCGCCGCCGAAGCCATCGCCGAGCTTGCCCGCGCGGAGGCCAGCGAGGTGGTGGCGGCGGCCTACGGTGGGGCCGCGCCCGTGTTTGGACCGCAGTACATCATCCCCAAGCCCTTTGACCCGCGGTTGATCCTGAAGATCGCCCCCGCGGTGGCCAAAGCAGCCATGGACTCGGGCGTGGCGCGGCGGCCCATCGCGGACTTCGACGCCTACCACCGGGAGCTGGAGCTGTTCGTCTACCGCTCGGGCCAGTTGATGCGGCCGGTGTTCGAGGTTGCCCGCCGTGCACCGGGACGCGTCGCCTACGCCGAGGGCGAGGACGAGCGCGTGCTGCGCGCGGTGCAGACCGTGGTGGATGAGCGCATCGCCCAGCCGGTGCTGATCGGCCGGCGCGCGGTCATCGAAGCCAAGGTGCGGGAATTGGGCCTGCGGCTTGACGTGGGCCGCCATGTGCGCGTGCTGGATCCCAATGAAGACGCTTCGGTCTTCGATCCGCTGATCCTCCGCTACCAGCACCTCGTGGGCCGGCGGGGCGTGCCCCCCGAGGCCGCCGCCCGGCGCGTGGCGCGCAGGCCCACGGTGACGGCGGCGATGCTGCTGGAGGGGGGCGAGGTCGACGCGGCCCTCTGCGGGGGCAATGGCGACTGGGGGCGGCAGATGAGCGAAGTGCTGCCCATCATCGCCAAGCGCGAAGGCGTGAGCCGCATCTACGCGCTGTCCTGCCTCATCCTTCCCAAGGGCGCGCTGTTCTTCTGCGACACCCACGTCAACGTCGACCCCACGGCCGAACAGGTCGCGGAGATGACGCTCATGGCCGCCGACGCCGTGCGCCGCTTCGGGCTCGCGCCGAAGGCCGCGCTGCTGTCGCACTCCAGCTTCGGGGCCAGCAACTCGCAGAGCGCACGCAAGATGCGCCAGGCCCTGAAGCTGATCCGGGCCCGGGCGCCAGAGATGGAGCTGGACGGTGAGATGCACGCGGACGCGGCGCTCAGCGATGCCCTCCGCAACCGCCTCGTCTCGGACAGCCCCCTGACGGGCTCGGCCAACTTGCTGGTCATGCCCACCCTGGACGCCGCCAACATCAGCATGACGCTGCTCTCCGCCGCCACCGAGGCCCTGCTGGTGGGACCGATGCTGCTCGGCATGTCCAAGCCCCTCCATGTCCTCGTGCCCCGCGTCACCGCGCGCGGCATCGTCAACATGACGGCCCTGGCCGTGGCCCAAATGCAGCAGAAAGGCTGATTCCGGAGCGGTCTGGAATACCCCCAAGGGGGCACAGTCAGACCGCACACGCTTTGCTATCGCGTCTCCCTCTCATCACGCCTGGAGGGAGACCCATGCAGTTCAACCTGCCGTCGAACCACGGCTTGTCCCAAGACGTTCAGAAGGACCCGGATCTGCTCTGGCGAGCCCAGGACGGCTCGCCATCGCTGACCGATGTGCAGCACGCGGCCCTCGCGGCGGGCGTCGCACGGGGGACCTCCCTGCTCGTCGTCGCCCCGACGTCGACGGGCAAGACCCACATCGGCCTGTGGGCGCTCATGGGCTGGCTGTTCTCCGATCAGCCCCGGCATGCCGTCTACCTGGTGACCCACCGCGCGCTGGCCCGGCAGAAGTTCGAAGAGCTGACCAAGCTGCTCTGCGCGCGTCACTTCCAGGGGGACAAGGGCAGCATCGCCCTCGCCACGGGAGACACCGTGGAAGATGCCGAGGGGCACACGCCCACGCAGCCACTCGAAGTCCCTGTCCTGGTGGCCACCTATGAGAAGTACCTCGCGCTGGTCTCGGGCGCTGGCATCCGCGAGGACATGTCCCAGAGCCTCATCATCTGCGATGAGATCCAAATCCTGGGCGACGAGAGCCGTGGCCGCAACATCGAGATCCTGCTGACCTTGATGAAAAAA
Protein-coding sequences here:
- a CDS encoding IS110 family transposase, which codes for MKVIHPRCAALEFQEEAVVAAVRIASSGRVIQELQRFEATAAGWGDMAEWLGAYGCRHVVMAATGGYWKHVWYVLEGQFELVLADPLGVSECERRVGDACSLAELLAHGLIRVGPVPLAPLQEVRDLCRTRRLLFREMAQHNLHIQKVLNDASLKVTGSATCVLGIRGRAILQEFMAQESAPESRARLEAPGEFLAEHHRFMLKLHMAQVDALRGAIEKVDGKLEMRLKPFRSQPEAAQDASSAC
- a CDS encoding efflux RND transporter permease subunit, with the protein product MFDQLIHFSIKNRVLVFLLAAVITALGLRALSQLPIDAVPDVTNVQVQVLTSAPGLGPVEVERFITVPIETAMGGLPRTEELRSVSKFGLSVVTIAFEDGTDIYFARQLVSERLQEARENIPEGYGTPEMGPTASGLGEIYQFEVRGEGKSPMELREILEWQLIPRLRAVPGVVEVNSFGGELKTYEVQLDPARMTAYGLPLQQVFEALERNNANAGGAYIARGPEQVLIRGEGLVETLEDIGHIVVATSSKGIPVYVRDIAEVKYAPLVRQGAVTRDGRGEAVTGIVMMRIGENSRTVVNHVKEAVERIRPTLPPGVTIDTFYDRTELVRKTLQTVSTNLLEGGLLVIVVLFLMLRNLRAGLLVASIIPLCMLAAFIGMRELGISGNLMSLGAIDFGLIVDGALIIVENAVRHIAEENHRLGRALTPSERDEVVYRSAVEIRGAAAFGEVIIGIVYLPVLALSGIEGKMFAPMAITVLCALAAAFVFSLTLVPALASVVLPLRATEKESIIVSGARKLYEPALRTCMAHRKAVVGGALGVLVASLALVPFLGAEFMPRLDEGAVALQAWRVPSVSLEESLRQTTLIEKVLQRFPEVRTVVSKTGRAEIATDPMGVEISDIFVMLKPSEEWTTGQDRDALIAAFDAALKQEVPGSLFSYSQPIELRVSELISGVRSDVALKLYGEDLEVLKRTGDKLAAVLARVPGAADVKAEQIAGLPVARVRVDRQAISRYGINARDVLDAIETLGGKQVGTVLEGQKRFALQVRFAPGARQHVEQLGNIQVTSPTGQLVPLSQIARIEVDEGPAQVSRENLQRRLTIEANVRGRDMRGFVSDAQAAIAREVPLPPGYWLDWGGQFENLQTASSRLAVVVPFTLLLIFLLLYLTFQAARPALLIYLNIPFAVTGGVLALGVRGMPLSISAAVGFIALFGVAVLNGLVLVSAILRLRQEGQSPEKAAHDAAHLRLRPVLTTALVASLGFIPMALSTGAGAEVQKPLATVVIGGLLSSTLLTLLVLPTVYAWFDKGLPVPQNPRNASAPRVEAASARF
- a CDS encoding TolC family protein; translated protein: MTLEQAVALALDRSPVLVSLQAEVARAQAQAQGDSRFFQSNPELSAAAGPRLREGTHSLELGLGINQRVELFGQPSARKAAAQALVAASEARLRARRVELVAEVRTAFARARAAAQEVLIAEDARTLATEALSAAEERLEAGAASRLEVNTARVESGRAARESNRARRQHAAALSELSLLVGLDETAEPQFQDTYLPDSAPALSLPALLEQALRDRADIQAARAELEASQAQQRLSQREALPSPRLGATYSREEDAHIVQGTLAIDLPTFNRNQAARGSTAAQVTEATRTLEAVERMARAEVRLALVRYQTAEDSLRIFGEDAQKALQENLTLATEGYRAGKMDFLELLVIRRETLEARRDHIEAIEEFDTARAQLQRVIGSLP
- a CDS encoding efflux RND transporter periplasmic adaptor subunit, coding for MRALVLLPLLLGGLVLAQGCKKEAPPAASPAEAEHEEGHGHEGEAPHTKAITLTPEAVRNARLQTAEVQRKPLAVGLTVPARLAFPQRGVAQVAARVPGRIASIEVDLGERVKKGQILGYLESPDLGRARADYLAATMKAQVAAENFRREKELFAKGITSEREMREAEGDYVTIEADRNAADARLHALSLTDQEINALRADEHYSSRFPARSPLDGTVVEIPVTVGQEVGGTTPLFTVGDLSTLWALLDVSEAQLSTVQTGQSVDLAVQALPGKHFQGKVTYIGDLVDEKTRTTPVRVVLPNTEGNLKPGMFATAEISTGGTSQTGASPERLVVPREAVQQIADEQVVFVPQGPNQFQAVEVKTGASSATEIEILEGLEQGTAVVTQGAFILKSELSKESMGEGHSH
- a CDS encoding NADP-dependent malic enzyme; translation: MDDDFRKAALDYHRLPRPGKLAIEPTKRMATQRDLGLAYSPGVAAACEAIVADPEAARDLTARGNLVAVITNGTAVLGLGNIGALAGKPVMEGKAVLFKKFAGIDVFDLEVNASEPDRFCDVVASLEPTFGGINLEDIKAPECFVIERALRERMKIPVFHDDQHGTAIVCAAAIRNGLLLQGKRLEEIKLVTSGAGAAALACVDLLVEMGLPVENVTLTDIKGVVHADRGDPMAPNMARYARRTEARILPDVLGGADVFLGLSAPRVLKAEWLPLLAPKPLILALANPEPEIRPDVVRAARPDAIVASGRSDFANQVNNVLCFPFVFRGALDVGATEINEAMKRAAAEAIAELARAEASEVVAAAYGGAAPVFGPQYIIPKPFDPRLILKIAPAVAKAAMDSGVARRPIADFDAYHRELELFVYRSGQLMRPVFEVARRAPGRVAYAEGEDERVLRAVQTVVDERIAQPVLIGRRAVIEAKVRELGLRLDVGRHVRVLDPNEDASVFDPLILRYQHLVGRRGVPPEAAARRVARRPTVTAAMLLEGGEVDAALCGGNGDWGRQMSEVLPIIAKREGVSRIYALSCLILPKGALFFCDTHVNVDPTAEQVAEMTLMAADAVRRFGLAPKAALLSHSSFGASNSQSARKMRQALKLIRARAPEMELDGEMHADAALSDALRNRLVSDSPLTGSANLLVMPTLDAANISMTLLSAATEALLVGPMLLGMSKPLHVLVPRVTARGIVNMTALAVAQMQQKG
- a CDS encoding peptidoglycan recognition protein family protein, translating into MTIQRTSAPTAQRAVASTTATSANAVSAPPAGLRRGDTGPNVKKLQDALVKTGYMTQAQVNTGYGTFGPKTEAAVKKFQADKKLPTTGFYGDLTHAALKKTLAGGVEGPTKPTPTKPGSFTKPPVTSAPSPNFNERGGKDIDTIVLHHTASNNGAGDLAHMRNPASEVSAHYMVDRDGKIYQLVNDSKRAWHAGKSELHGVPTDVNSRSIGIEIVNDGSGKTAFTEAQYKSLTQLVGYLKQEHGVPMNNIVGHKDVAVPKGRKNDPASNFDWNRLRTGIS